From Marmota flaviventris isolate mMarFla1 chromosome 17 unlocalized genomic scaffold, mMarFla1.hap1 SUPER_17_unloc_1, whole genome shotgun sequence, a single genomic window includes:
- the LOC114082783 gene encoding zinc finger protein 830 yields MASSASARPPAGKRVVNQEELRRLMKEKQRLSTNRKRIESPFAKYNRLGQLSCALCNTPVKSELLWQTHVLGKQHREKVAELKGAKGAAQGPSANAASLSVKRKASDADNQDAKRAKASVPQVQPSTSALSTNFDKTGKESARSTPSKPSGLGLLPDYEDEEEEEEEEEEGGEGKRGDSKLPPSTHGKEHSLSSSREATSSVLPNDSFNTNPPKAPLIPHSGSIEKAEIHEKVVERRENTAEALPEGFFDDPEVDAKVRKVDAPKDQMDKEWDEFQKAMRQVNTISEAIVAEEDEEGRLDRQIGEIDEQIECYRRVEKLRNRQDEIKNKLKEVLTIKELQKKEEENADSDDEGELQDLLSQDWRVKGALL; encoded by the coding sequence ATGGCGTCCTCCGCCTCCGCTCGGCCTCCGGCCGGGAAGCGAGTAGTAAATCAAGAAGAACTCAGACGATTGATGAAGGAGAAACAGCGTCTGAGCACTAACCGGAAAAGGATAGAATCTCCGTTCGCGAAGTACAACCGCTTGGGGCAGTTGAGCTGTGCCCTTTGTAACACCCCGGTAAAGAGCGAGCTCCTGTGGCAGACTCACGTCTTGGGAAAGCAGCACCGAGAGAAAGTGGCCGAGCTGAAAGGCGCGAAGGGAGCCGCCCAGGGTCCATCTGCAAACGCTGCGTCTCTTTCCGTCAAGAGGAAAGCGTCGGATGCGGATAATCAAGACGCCAAGAGAGCGAAGGCCTCGGTTCCTCAGGTACAGCCCTCCACGTCCGCTTTGTCCACCAACTTTGACAAAACAGGAAAAGAGTCCGCTAGATCGACACCCAGTAAACCTTCGGGACTCGGTTTACTCCCTGATTatgaagatgaggaggaggaggaggaggaagaggaggaaggcggagaaggaaaaagaggagataGCAAGCTGCCGCCTAGCACACACGGCAAAGAACACTCACTTTCTTCCTCGCGGGAAGCAACAAGTAGTGTGCTACCAAACGATTCCTTTAATACCAATCCTCCCAAGGCCCCCTTAATTCCTCATTCAGGGTCAATTGAGAAagcagaaatacatgaaaaagtggtggaaaggagagaaaacaccGCGGAAGCATTACCAGAAGGATTTTTTGACGACCCTGAAGTAGATGCAAAGGTACGAAAGGTTGATGCGCCAAAGGATCAAATGGACAAAGAGTGGGACGAATTTCAAAAAGCCATGAGGCAGGTCAACACTATTTCCGAAGCTATAGTCGCTGAAGAGGATGAGGAGGGACGGTTGGACCGCCAGATTGGGGAGATTGATGAGCAGATAGAATGTTACCGTCGGGTGGAAAAGCTGCGGAATCGCCAGGAtgagattaaaaataaacttaaagaggTTTTGACTATAAAAGAACtgcaaaaaaaggaagaggagaatgcTGACAGCGACGATGAGGGAGAACTACAGGATTTGTTATCTCAGGATTGGAGGGTGAAAGGGGCTTTGTTATAA